One Capsicum annuum cultivar UCD-10X-F1 chromosome 2, UCD10Xv1.1, whole genome shotgun sequence genomic window carries:
- the LOC124896104 gene encoding uncharacterized protein LOC124896104: protein MLEIGKKARASLKGGSLHTSGAQSRGNVRRKLEKELGRPITQAEAFKATHTRKKKTPEDPDVWVEPRAQLTYIQNLYLQCIEDFRQTLVEDRRDLPLSQEQNEGIWLDAVGGPSRYGYAYGLPQRTFHEFHSELEGLGSFQDDESRETILALKQQIAELSSEAKASQVRERQRDI, encoded by the exons ATGCTTGAGATTGGCAAGAAAGCTAGAGCATCTCTTAAGGGTGGTTCTTTACACACGAGTGGAGCTCAGAGTCGGGGAAATGTAAGGAGAAAACTG GAAAAGGAACTTGGGAGGCCAATAACTCAGGCTGAGGCATTCAAGGCTACACATACAAGAAAGAAGAAAACTCCTGAAGATCCTGATGTTTGGGTTGAGCCACGAGCTCAGCTGACCTAT aTTCAGAATCTATATCTGCAATGCATAGAGGATTTTCGCCAAACTCTGGTAGAAGATAGGCGAGACCTACCACTTAGCCAAGAGCAAAATGAAGGAATATGGTTAGATGCGGTTGGTGGCCCTAGTAGGTATGGATATGCTTATGGATTGCCCCAACGAACCTTTCATGAATTTCATTCGGAACTTGAAGGCCTCGGTAGTTTCCAGGATGATGAGTCAAGAGAGACGATTTTGGCTTTGAAGCAGCAAATAGCTGAGCTATCTAGCGAAGCTAAGGCCTCGCAGGTTAGGGAAAGACAAAGAGATATATAG